A window from Candidatus Nitrosotenuis uzonensis encodes these proteins:
- a CDS encoding adenylate kinase, whose amino-acid sequence MVESKKVVIVGIAGVGKTTLVAKIVEILNSKKKSVSVHSFGTIMFEEAKRMGIKDRDELRKLPVEKQKELQMMAAKTISGFNDNVVIIDTHAFISTKEGFYPGLPYHVLGELKPENLITVSARPEEIYNRRMKDSTRHRDIISIENIKKELAVQDAMLSSCAVLTGSPMKSVLNSEGKVEEAANEVINAIGL is encoded by the coding sequence TTGGTAGAAAGTAAAAAAGTCGTCATAGTTGGGATTGCCGGCGTAGGCAAGACTACGCTGGTGGCAAAGATAGTAGAGATACTCAACTCCAAGAAAAAAAGCGTGAGTGTTCACAGCTTCGGTACAATAATGTTCGAAGAGGCAAAAAGAATGGGCATCAAAGATCGTGACGAACTAAGAAAACTTCCAGTGGAAAAACAAAAGGAACTACAAATGATGGCAGCAAAAACAATATCTGGATTTAACGATAACGTTGTAATCATCGACACGCATGCATTCATATCTACAAAAGAAGGATTCTACCCCGGTCTTCCATATCACGTGCTCGGGGAACTGAAGCCTGAAAATCTAATAACCGTGTCTGCAAGGCCCGAAGAGATCTACAATAGAAGGATGAAGGACTCGACAAGACACCGGGACATTATATCTATTGAGAATATAAAAAAAGAACTTGCTGTTCAGGACGCCATGCTGTCTAGCTGCGCTGTACTGACAGGCTCTCCAATGAAATCAGTACTGAACTCAGAGGGAAAGGTTGAAGAAGCAGCTAATGAGGTAATAAACGCAATAGGTCTTTGA
- a CDS encoding EMC3/TMCO1 family protein has protein sequence MEPVIILHFLESLLLQGDFFGIHKGPLGSADPIVKGMVPSMFGIVGFAVLLNLFNAVVRRKLVDQEKLKRIMKETRAWQKERMAAFRAKDMEKQAELNKKSAYMTKLNQEMMQMNMRPMMITFVPLILIFYFVLPPLFSYTVAVSPIPLNVIPGNYFELTCTAEKVDGQICQHVNEVYFWAWYFLSSIALSGIIMKLTKTSMDLT, from the coding sequence ATGGAACCGGTAATAATATTGCATTTTTTGGAATCACTCTTGTTGCAGGGTGATTTTTTTGGGATACATAAAGGTCCGCTGGGAAGCGCAGACCCGATAGTAAAAGGTATGGTACCTTCCATGTTTGGAATAGTTGGATTTGCAGTGTTGTTGAACCTGTTTAATGCAGTGGTCAGACGCAAGCTGGTAGACCAAGAGAAACTCAAAAGAATAATGAAGGAAACCCGAGCTTGGCAGAAGGAGCGTATGGCTGCGTTTAGGGCAAAGGACATGGAAAAACAGGCAGAGCTTAACAAAAAATCCGCCTATATGACAAAACTCAATCAGGAAATGATGCAGATGAACATGAGGCCTATGATGATTACCTTCGTTCCACTGATTTTGATCTTCTATTTTGTACTACCACCGTTATTCTCGTACACAGTTGCAGTATCTCCAATCCCACTCAATGTAATCCCTGGAAACTACTTTGAGCTTACATGCACTGCCGAAAAAGTTGACGGACAGATATGCCAACATGTAAACGAGGTCTATTTTTGGGCTTGGTACTTTTTGTCCTCGATTGCGCTTAGCGGCATCATTATGAAGCTGACCAAGACATCGATGGATCTAACCTGA
- the cmk gene encoding (d)CMP kinase, with product MPKSIIVSGPPAIGKTTVSKGLAKEFGMQSLSGGDVLKELAKEQGFKTERDDWWDTKDGMKFLDQRKDNYEFDRKVDERLKEIFLKGNVVITSYTLPWLVKGGIKIWLGGSRKISAERMQTRDNMSHSEAFEIVKKRYDENKMLYKKLYGFDFGDDLSVFDIVIDTDGLDAKTVLNMAIQKARALL from the coding sequence TTGCCAAAATCAATTATAGTTTCAGGCCCACCAGCCATCGGCAAGACTACTGTATCAAAAGGCCTTGCCAAAGAATTTGGAATGCAGAGCCTCAGTGGCGGCGACGTGCTCAAGGAACTGGCAAAGGAACAGGGATTTAAAACGGAAAGAGACGATTGGTGGGACACAAAAGACGGGATGAAGTTTCTTGACCAGAGAAAAGACAACTATGAATTTGACAGAAAAGTCGATGAGAGGCTAAAAGAAATATTCCTAAAGGGCAACGTAGTCATTACAAGCTACACACTTCCATGGCTTGTTAAAGGTGGTATCAAGATCTGGCTTGGAGGATCAAGGAAGATAAGTGCGGAACGGATGCAGACACGTGATAACATGTCTCATTCTGAGGCATTTGAGATTGTAAAAAAAAGATATGATGAGAACAAAATGCTCTACAAAAAACTATACGGATTTGACTTTGGAGACGACTTGTCGGTATTTGATATAGTGATAGACACGGATGGACTGGATGCAAAGACCGTGCTTAACATGGCAATTCAAAAGGCAAGGGCTCTGCTTTGA
- a CDS encoding RNA-guided pseudouridylation complex pseudouridine synthase subunit Cbf5, translating to MTLPQLQNLVVIDQDLIDENHGVYYDKRTVEDLLNYGLILLDKPPGPTSHETVAWAKRILKIPKIGHSGTLDPQVSGVLPLGLGEATKALGVLLLGPKEYYGLGRLHSLPSKEKLYGVLNQFKGEIFQKPPQRSSVLRQTRTRHIYELEVVEQKERLLLLRVLCEAGTYIRKLFYDIGEILGPGATMIELRRSRVYQFNESQKLITLHELADAYAEWKEKGDDSKLRKMILPIEYALTEIKSVVIRDSAVDALCHGAQLAIPGILQISPNLSKGDLVGIYTQKGEVVALAESLMSEAEIKDATKGYAFVTKRIIMAPNTYPKNWRTKPKQKDQ from the coding sequence TTGACGCTGCCGCAACTGCAAAATCTCGTGGTAATTGATCAGGATCTGATCGATGAAAACCATGGGGTGTACTATGACAAAAGAACAGTCGAGGATCTCCTAAACTATGGTCTGATACTGCTTGACAAGCCACCAGGACCCACAAGTCATGAGACTGTGGCGTGGGCAAAACGAATACTAAAGATTCCAAAAATCGGCCACAGTGGAACCCTTGATCCGCAGGTCTCAGGAGTGCTTCCTCTGGGACTTGGTGAGGCGACAAAGGCGCTTGGAGTACTCCTGCTTGGACCAAAAGAATACTATGGTCTTGGAAGGCTTCACTCCCTTCCCAGCAAGGAAAAACTGTATGGAGTGCTGAACCAATTCAAAGGTGAGATATTTCAAAAGCCTCCGCAACGTTCGTCAGTTTTACGACAGACAAGAACAAGACACATTTACGAGCTTGAGGTTGTTGAACAAAAAGAGAGACTCTTGCTCTTGCGGGTGTTATGCGAGGCAGGAACATACATCAGAAAACTATTCTACGATATAGGTGAGATACTAGGACCTGGTGCCACTATGATAGAGCTTAGGCGCTCACGAGTCTACCAGTTTAATGAAAGCCAAAAGCTGATCACACTGCATGAGTTGGCCGACGCATACGCAGAATGGAAGGAAAAAGGAGATGATTCCAAGCTTCGTAAGATGATTCTTCCAATAGAATATGCTTTGACTGAAATAAAGTCTGTAGTAATACGCGATTCGGCAGTGGATGCTCTATGCCATGGAGCGCAGCTTGCAATTCCAGGAATACTGCAGATATCACCAAACCTATCAAAAGGAGACCTTGTTGGAATCTATACTCAGAAGGGAGAAGTTGTTGCACTGGCAGAATCCCTAATGTCGGAGGCTGAAATCAAGGACGCAACAAAAGGTTACGCATTCGTGACAAAAAGGATAATCATGGCACCTAACACATATCCAAAAAACTGGCGAACAAAACCAAAACAGAAAGACCAATAA
- a CDS encoding inositol-3-phosphate synthase — protein sequence MAKIKVGLVGIGNCFSGLIQGIEYYRQNPKQKVIGIMHEKIGNYSIHDLDFVAGFDVGINKVGKTINEAIYEYPNMVDWIPKNKMPKTKSLVYESPALDGVGIWVENRVKPLKSKKSSEQLAREIKKTIDKTGAEIIVSYLPVGSEKATQFWAQICLDTNTAFVNCIPSFIASNKKWGDKFAQKKIPVIGDDIKGQVGATIVHRTLAKLCDDRGTKIEKTYQINVGGNTDFLNMKEQERLVSKRISKTESVQSQLSQRLADDQIYVGPSDFIPFLGNTKLMFMRIEGRQWANIPYNMEVRLEVDDKANSAGIVIDAARLAKIALERKIGGPVIPACAYLMKHPPKQMSDPQAKAELEKFIKA from the coding sequence TTGGCAAAAATCAAGGTAGGACTTGTCGGTATAGGTAACTGCTTTTCTGGACTTATTCAAGGAATAGAATACTATAGGCAGAATCCAAAGCAAAAGGTAATTGGTATAATGCACGAGAAAATCGGCAATTACTCTATTCATGACTTGGATTTTGTGGCAGGATTCGACGTGGGAATAAACAAGGTAGGCAAGACAATCAACGAGGCCATATATGAATACCCAAACATGGTGGATTGGATCCCAAAAAACAAAATGCCAAAGACAAAATCGCTAGTATATGAAAGCCCAGCGCTTGACGGTGTGGGAATCTGGGTCGAGAACAGAGTCAAACCACTCAAAAGCAAAAAGAGCTCAGAGCAACTTGCGCGTGAAATAAAAAAGACAATAGACAAGACCGGCGCTGAAATAATAGTATCGTATCTTCCAGTAGGATCTGAGAAAGCAACGCAGTTTTGGGCACAGATATGCCTTGACACAAACACTGCGTTTGTAAATTGCATTCCATCTTTTATTGCATCAAATAAAAAATGGGGAGATAAATTTGCACAAAAAAAGATTCCAGTAATAGGCGATGACATAAAAGGCCAGGTTGGCGCAACCATAGTTCATAGGACTCTGGCAAAGCTTTGCGATGATCGTGGAACGAAAATCGAGAAAACATATCAGATTAACGTTGGTGGAAACACCGACTTTCTCAACATGAAAGAGCAAGAGAGGCTAGTTAGCAAGAGGATTTCAAAAACTGAAAGCGTACAGAGCCAACTTTCTCAGAGACTTGCAGATGACCAAATCTATGTCGGACCGTCCGATTTTATCCCGTTCCTAGGCAACACAAAACTGATGTTCATGAGAATAGAGGGAAGACAATGGGCAAACATCCCGTACAATATGGAAGTGCGACTTGAGGTCGATGACAAGGCAAACTCTGCAGGAATAGTAATTGACGCTGCCCGTCTTGCAAAAATTGCGCTGGAAAGAAAGATTGGTGGCCCGGTAATACCTGCATGTGCATACCTAATGAAGCATCCGCCAAAACAGATGAGCGATCCGCAAGCAAAAGCAGAGCTTGAAAAATTCATCAAGGCATAA
- a CDS encoding DUF7557 family protein, whose protein sequence is MHTSIQVEKEIKARLDKLKNHPRETYNDVLARLIKIAQDDDVLSPAVIKNIEEGIADIKAGRVYSSAQVKKKLGLK, encoded by the coding sequence ATGCATACGAGTATACAAGTTGAAAAAGAGATCAAGGCACGTCTTGACAAGCTCAAAAATCATCCTCGTGAGACCTACAACGACGTGCTTGCTAGACTCATAAAAATAGCCCAAGATGATGATGTGCTAAGTCCTGCAGTAATCAAAAACATCGAGGAAGGAATAGCGGACATAAAGGCAGGCCGTGTCTATAGCTCAGCCCAAGTAAAAAAGAAGCTGGGACTAAAGTAA
- a CDS encoding type II toxin-antitoxin system RelE family toxin: MEWQVVWSEKSVKQLEKIDKKDAQRIYDCVLDCANDPFRVATRLSGSPFFILRVGSYRVILDLQQNNLVVFVIQVDLRKRIYK; encoded by the coding sequence ATGGAATGGCAGGTAGTATGGTCTGAGAAATCGGTAAAACAGTTAGAAAAAATCGACAAAAAAGACGCACAAAGAATCTATGATTGTGTTCTGGACTGTGCCAATGATCCGTTTAGGGTAGCAACTAGGTTGAGTGGTTCACCTTTTTTTATATTGCGCGTCGGGAGTTATCGAGTGATTTTAGACTTGCAACAAAACAATTTGGTTGTTTTTGTAATTCAAGTAGATCTTCGAAAAAGGATCTACAAATAA
- a CDS encoding NAD(P)/FAD-dependent oxidoreductase produces MAKFNIAIIGGGILGTAISYWLSALSDVRVCVLEKEISVAAHASGRNTGVVHSPFYLDPQKKKKIAAASLISHSMWKKLASNGNIPWNECGTLEVALDEAQHKSLEKYVRWGQQNGIPDSELKLLDASGVSTMEPNVKCHSGLYCTRDVSTDFGALTYELCKISEDAGTKFVFGKAATKITASADNVVISLSDQSNIECDFMINCAGGHSLDIAKKIGLGISYTALHFRGEYWVADKQHANLVNTNVYSVAKFPNFPFLDPHWIKKANGQTEIGPNAVPVSDAEAYSGYIGSVPKTLSKLKEILSGNAAKLLVNQEFLSLVSKEWRSSLSKSAMVNRVKEFIPAISPSHFTKKGTAGIRSPIVANDGKFVSEILELESENSLHIINYNSPGATGAPAYAASLVDRMQQKGLIKITSKNTMWDYSKIIENMP; encoded by the coding sequence TTGGCCAAGTTCAACATTGCAATTATTGGAGGGGGAATACTAGGTACTGCAATATCTTACTGGCTTTCAGCACTTTCTGACGTAAGAGTATGTGTACTAGAAAAAGAAATATCTGTAGCTGCACATGCAAGCGGTAGAAACACCGGTGTAGTGCATTCGCCGTTCTATCTTGATCCGCAAAAAAAGAAAAAGATCGCCGCAGCATCGTTGATATCGCATAGCATGTGGAAAAAGCTTGCATCCAACGGAAACATTCCGTGGAACGAATGTGGCACACTAGAAGTGGCACTTGATGAGGCACAACACAAATCACTTGAAAAATACGTACGATGGGGACAGCAAAACGGCATTCCAGACAGTGAGTTAAAACTGCTTGACGCAAGCGGAGTCTCTACAATGGAACCTAATGTAAAATGTCATTCAGGATTGTATTGCACCCGGGACGTTTCCACTGACTTTGGTGCACTTACATACGAATTATGCAAGATATCAGAAGATGCTGGAACCAAATTCGTATTCGGAAAGGCAGCAACAAAGATAACTGCATCCGCAGACAATGTAGTGATATCGCTTAGTGACCAATCAAACATAGAATGCGATTTTATGATAAATTGTGCTGGTGGGCATTCACTTGATATTGCAAAAAAGATCGGACTTGGCATAAGCTATACCGCATTGCACTTTCGAGGTGAGTATTGGGTGGCAGACAAGCAACACGCAAATCTTGTAAATACCAACGTCTATTCTGTGGCAAAATTCCCAAACTTTCCTTTTCTTGATCCACATTGGATAAAAAAGGCCAATGGGCAAACCGAGATCGGTCCTAATGCTGTACCTGTATCTGATGCGGAAGCCTACTCTGGCTACATTGGAAGTGTGCCAAAAACTCTCTCAAAACTAAAGGAGATCTTGAGTGGAAATGCCGCAAAATTACTTGTAAACCAAGAGTTTCTCTCACTTGTGTCAAAGGAATGGAGGAGCTCCCTTTCCAAGAGTGCGATGGTAAACAGAGTAAAAGAATTCATCCCTGCAATAAGCCCGTCACATTTTACAAAAAAGGGAACTGCTGGAATACGCAGCCCAATAGTTGCAAATGACGGCAAATTTGTATCGGAAATCCTAGAGCTTGAATCTGAAAACTCGTTACACATTATAAATTACAATTCGCCAGGAGCTACTGGCGCTCCTGCATATGCGGCATCACTTGTAGATAGGATGCAACAAAAAGGATTGATAAAGATCACATCTAAAAATACTATGTGGGATTACTCTAAGATAATTGAGAATATGCCGTAA
- a CDS encoding 2-hydroxyacid dehydrogenase codes for MKAKPKVLLTRKLHDFAIKEIQKKYRLEIHSGKIPMPKNLLQRKIADAVGLVCFPYDRIDRDVFDAARNLRVISTYSVGYDHIDLQAAKERKIAIGYTPDVLTDATADLTVALMLDVMRRVTEGDRLIRAGRWRTIFGAHDYVGVDLCGKTLGILGMGRIGRAVAKRVKPFGMNVIYHSRTPLSKSAEKRNGAKYVSMSRLVAESDVLSVHVPYSHQTHHLINKVTFAKMKSSSFLINTARGKIVNEYDLLTALKSKRIAGAALDVFECEPIGVKNNLTKMQNIVLAPHIGSSTEETRAKMAQLTVLNLVRGLEGKKMVYSVV; via the coding sequence GTGAAAGCTAAACCAAAAGTTCTACTCACACGAAAACTGCATGACTTTGCAATCAAAGAGATTCAAAAAAAATATCGCCTTGAGATACATTCAGGAAAAATACCAATGCCAAAAAATCTGCTCCAACGCAAGATTGCGGATGCGGTAGGCCTAGTATGCTTTCCTTATGACAGAATAGACAGGGATGTTTTTGATGCAGCAAGGAATCTCAGAGTAATCAGCACGTACAGCGTTGGATATGACCACATAGACTTGCAGGCTGCAAAAGAACGCAAGATTGCGATCGGTTACACCCCAGATGTTCTCACAGATGCGACTGCGGATCTTACGGTTGCACTAATGCTTGATGTAATGCGCCGCGTAACTGAAGGGGACAGGTTGATTCGTGCAGGAAGATGGCGCACCATATTTGGTGCGCATGATTATGTCGGCGTCGATCTTTGTGGAAAAACGCTTGGGATACTTGGTATGGGTAGGATAGGTAGGGCGGTAGCAAAAAGAGTCAAGCCATTTGGAATGAATGTGATCTATCACAGCAGGACGCCACTTTCCAAAAGTGCCGAGAAGAGAAACGGTGCAAAATACGTCAGCATGAGCAGGCTTGTTGCAGAAAGTGATGTGCTTTCCGTGCATGTGCCATATAGTCATCAAACTCATCACCTCATAAACAAAGTTACTTTTGCAAAAATGAAAAGCAGTTCATTTCTGATAAACACGGCACGCGGTAAAATAGTAAACGAATACGATCTTCTCACCGCACTAAAATCGAAAAGGATTGCTGGGGCTGCATTGGATGTTTTTGAATGCGAGCCGATTGGAGTTAAAAACAATCTCACAAAAATGCAGAATATAGTTCTTGCACCCCATATAGGAAGTTCAACCGAAGAGACACGCGCCAAGATGGCACAGCTAACAGTACTCAATCTCGTTCGCGGTCTTGAAGGAAAAAAGATGGTTTACTCTGTCGTGTAA
- a CDS encoding 2-oxoacid:ferredoxin oxidoreductase subunit alpha, whose translation MSTDISWLIGGPQGSGVESAANIFSRACAAMGYNIFGKREYYSNIKGEHSYFVVRVSDREVRSSVNDVSVMVAFDAETIFRHYDEIAKDGAIIYDSDIAQVKIDEVHTIDAPYKARLLKQLELNNKKPIVSELLEIAKDKGVKIYTVSFKTILANLADEMNNPRLKGMVRMYNVLAVSFSLGLLKMPPQTILESIDMIFAKKKAIADINKSAATYAYNYASVKFTDCAQLLKPVQKQSDMILVQGYQGTALGKMACGCRFQSYYPITPASDESVFLESNEILEVKDNRPGSTLVIQTEDEISAMGMMIGSALTGTRSSTSTSGPGFSLMAEALGWAGINEVPIVITLYQRSGPSTGLPTRHGQDDLLFAINAGHGEFPRIVYASGDVEESFYDTARCFNYADMYQLPVIHMMDKFLASSVLTCKKFDTNKITINRGKLLEKIDNGDYRRFELTDDNISPRSKLGLENGIFWNTGDESDEKGHITEDPVLRVQMMDKRLAKLSHILKTVPDEEQAVSFGTAETCIVSWGSPKGPILDALEMLQKENIKIGFIQIKLIHPFPVQYMKFLLKDVKTIIDIEANQTGQLGQVLKQNLERGPDYYILKYTGRAMTSTEIYDSLKNIIEKKAQERQVLTHGA comes from the coding sequence GTGAGCACGGACATCAGCTGGTTGATTGGCGGCCCTCAGGGAAGCGGCGTGGAATCTGCAGCCAACATATTTTCTCGGGCATGCGCAGCTATGGGGTATAACATCTTTGGAAAAAGAGAATACTATTCTAACATAAAAGGTGAGCACAGCTACTTTGTGGTCCGGGTCTCGGACAGGGAAGTAAGATCAAGTGTAAATGATGTTTCGGTTATGGTCGCATTCGATGCAGAGACGATATTTAGACACTATGATGAAATTGCAAAGGACGGCGCGATAATATACGATTCTGATATTGCCCAAGTAAAGATAGACGAGGTACATACCATAGATGCACCGTATAAGGCAAGACTGCTAAAACAGCTTGAACTCAACAACAAAAAGCCGATCGTCTCAGAACTGCTTGAAATTGCAAAGGACAAGGGCGTGAAGATTTACACGGTTTCATTTAAGACAATACTTGCAAACCTTGCAGATGAAATGAACAACCCACGACTGAAGGGAATGGTGAGAATGTACAACGTACTTGCAGTCTCATTTTCACTGGGATTACTAAAGATGCCACCGCAGACAATTCTGGAATCAATTGATATGATATTTGCAAAAAAGAAAGCAATAGCTGACATCAACAAGAGCGCCGCAACGTATGCTTACAATTATGCATCTGTCAAGTTTACAGACTGTGCACAACTGCTCAAGCCTGTACAAAAGCAAAGTGACATGATTTTGGTGCAGGGATATCAAGGAACTGCACTCGGCAAGATGGCATGCGGCTGCCGGTTCCAATCATACTACCCCATAACGCCTGCGTCAGATGAGAGCGTATTCCTCGAGTCAAACGAAATACTGGAGGTCAAGGACAACAGGCCCGGCTCCACACTTGTAATCCAAACTGAGGATGAGATATCAGCTATGGGCATGATGATAGGCAGCGCATTGACTGGAACAAGATCCTCTACTAGTACATCAGGTCCTGGGTTTTCTCTTATGGCAGAAGCCCTTGGATGGGCAGGAATCAATGAGGTGCCGATAGTTATCACTTTATACCAAAGAAGTGGACCATCTACAGGACTTCCTACAAGGCACGGGCAGGATGATCTGCTGTTTGCAATCAACGCAGGGCACGGCGAATTTCCAAGAATTGTTTATGCGTCAGGCGATGTTGAGGAGAGCTTTTACGATACTGCACGGTGCTTTAACTATGCTGACATGTACCAGCTTCCGGTAATACACATGATGGACAAATTCCTTGCAAGCTCCGTTCTTACATGCAAAAAATTTGATACAAACAAGATCACCATAAACCGCGGCAAGCTATTGGAAAAAATAGACAATGGAGATTACAGAAGATTCGAGCTTACCGACGATAACATCTCCCCAAGATCCAAACTGGGCCTTGAGAACGGAATATTCTGGAACACTGGCGATGAAAGCGACGAGAAAGGACACATCACGGAGGATCCAGTATTGAGAGTTCAGATGATGGACAAGCGTCTTGCAAAGCTCTCACACATTCTAAAGACTGTGCCTGATGAGGAGCAGGCAGTCTCGTTTGGAACCGCGGAGACATGTATAGTAAGCTGGGGCTCACCAAAGGGGCCGATTCTGGACGCACTTGAAATGCTACAAAAGGAGAACATCAAGATAGGATTCATTCAGATAAAGCTGATACACCCATTCCCGGTCCAATACATGAAATTCCTGCTCAAAGACGTCAAGACGATAAT